Within the Dialister hominis genome, the region GGCGTTACCGCACATGCAAGACATAAGAAAATTCTGAAACTGGCTAAGGGTTATAGAGGTGCACGTCATACTCAGTTCAGAAAAGCAAATGAACTGGTTATGAAGGCTCTCTACTATGCAAGAAGAGACCGCAGATCCAAGAAGAGAGAATTCCGTAAGCTTTGGATCGTTCGTATCAATGCAGCAGCTCGTCTCAACGGCCTGACCTACAGCAAACTGATTGCCGGACTTACAAAAGCTGGCATTGAAGTAAACCGCAAGATGCTGTCTGAACTCGCTATCAATGATCCTGCAGGCTTTGCAAAGATCTGCGATGCAGCTAAGAACGCTTAATTAGGACTGCTTCAAAACTTTGAACTAAAAAATCAGTTATCAATATCCGGGAAATCCTGGTATTGATAACTGATTTTTCATTATAGTATAAAAAAGGGGCTGTGACAAAATGGTTAATCATTTTGTTGCAGCCTCTTTTTTGCGTCTTTATTTCATCATTTTTAGCTCTGCTGTAAGCCTTTTACGTAAAAATGCGCGTAAGCCCCCTTACCCCCATAAGACTTTTAATTATATTGTCTTAGGCGGCAATCCTTATACGCATTATTTTTGTGATGTATTTCCTTAAATTATAGCCAAGTGCTACCAGGTATAACTCGGCTTTTACAGAATCTATCCCTTTTCTGACGATTCTTTTGTACCATCTGTCATGTTTCATGATTCCAAAAGTTCCTTCAGCCTGGATTGACCGGTTCATTCTTAGCAGGGCTCCATGGATGCTTTCCAGATTATCCTGAACCTCCTGGTACATGTTATTCCGTTCTCTGCTCAATGAGATTCTTTTGTTCTTCGGGGTCTTTTTACATTGCTCTGCCAGCGGGCATCCTTGGCAGTCTTCGCATTCAAATACTTCCTCCTGCCTGCCGTATAAGTTCCCTCTGACCAGATGTCTATAGATAAATTTGAAAGCCCTGTCATTTGGACAACGGATGGTTCCATTCTCATCAACTCTAAAGTTTATTGGCCGAAACGGATTGGTATGGTATTTCTTGTCTTTCGTTTCTTTCTTGTACATGGGGAATTTCATATACTTTTCCATACCGTGCTGCTCGCAATAGATGTAATTGTTGAAAGATCCATATCCTGCATCTGCCACAGGATACTTAGGATAAGCCCCATAGACTTCGTGGAATTCCTCCATCAGCGGTACGAAGCAATCCATATCTGAACGATACTGGTTAACATCAATTACGGCAATAAATTCATCGGCAACACCTATTTGGACATTGTATGCAGGCAGAAGCTGATCATTTCCCATGTAGTCCGACTTGATTCGCATGAATGTTGCATCCGTATCGGTCTTCGAATAACTGTTTCTGGAAGTACCGCATATCTGTATCTTCTCAACATATTCTTCAAGTTTTGATGTATATGCCTTAAGCTGCTCATACTTGCGTTGATGATCGGACTTGCGATGCCCGCTTCCATGAACAAAGGCCGTCTCATCAATCTGCCAGATTTCTTTTAATTTATCCAATACCAGACGCAGATAGTCCGGAGCGTATTCTGTATTGATGTTTACACTCATATGGTCATACTTAAGATCATCATTGAGTAACTCAAAAAGGCTGGTAATCTTGGCAAAAAGCTTGTAGCGGGATTTTTCAGCGGATTTCTTCCATACCCAGCTGTATTTATTTGCGTTCGCTTCAAACTTGGAACCGTCAATATATATATGCTGCAAATCCACGTTGAGTTTGCCGCAGAGTTCTTTCGTAATTGAATAAAAGATATCCTTGAGAGAATACTTAAGAAAGCCCTTCACGAAATGACAGAATGTCCGATAGGATGGGGCTTCATAATTCATCAGGTACATATATCTGATATTAACCCTGCAATTATCTTCAAGTTTTCTAAAAGAGCAATATCCTTCTTCTGCGAAACCATAGATGATCGTTTTCAGCATGTTGACGGGATTATACCTGGGTCTGCCAGCGCCACGCGTCGGTATGTAACGAAGGTACTTTTTAAGATCGATTTCCTCCATAAATCTGTCATACATTAAAACAGGATCATCGACATTGAGAATCTCAGAGGGAAACATTGGCAAAATGCCTTGTTCTGCGGTAAAATGATTGCTAGTGTTGTTATTTTTCATTGTAAAAAATTATAACACGAAAGGCTCTGCCCCGGACCAAATGATCCGGGGCAGAGCCCTTTTTGTTGGGATGAATTTTGTCACATCCCCTTTTTTATACTATAATCCTTGATTAAATCGTATTTGCGGAACCGAGGACAGCTTCAATCTTATGCATGACCATCTGTTTGACAGCTTCGCGTGCTGGTTT harbors:
- a CDS encoding IS1182 family transposase, whose translation is MKNNNTSNHFTAEQGILPMFPSEILNVDDPVLMYDRFMEEIDLKKYLRYIPTRGAGRPRYNPVNMLKTIIYGFAEEGYCSFRKLEDNCRVNIRYMYLMNYEAPSYRTFCHFVKGFLKYSLKDIFYSITKELCGKLNVDLQHIYIDGSKFEANANKYSWVWKKSAEKSRYKLFAKITSLFELLNDDLKYDHMSVNINTEYAPDYLRLVLDKLKEIWQIDETAFVHGSGHRKSDHQRKYEQLKAYTSKLEEYVEKIQICGTSRNSYSKTDTDATFMRIKSDYMGNDQLLPAYNVQIGVADEFIAVIDVNQYRSDMDCFVPLMEEFHEVYGAYPKYPVADAGYGSFNNYIYCEQHGMEKYMKFPMYKKETKDKKYHTNPFRPINFRVDENGTIRCPNDRAFKFIYRHLVRGNLYGRQEEVFECEDCQGCPLAEQCKKTPKNKRISLSRERNNMYQEVQDNLESIHGALLRMNRSIQAEGTFGIMKHDRWYKRIVRKGIDSVKAELYLVALGYNLRKYITKIMRIRIAA
- the rplT gene encoding 50S ribosomal protein L20 → MARVKSGVTAHARHKKILKLAKGYRGARHTQFRKANELVMKALYYARRDRRSKKREFRKLWIVRINAAARLNGLTYSKLIAGLTKAGIEVNRKMLSELAINDPAGFAKICDAAKNA